The genomic region GATCTCTTGCTGGTTGGCTGTGGACTGAAGGAATCCACTCATTTGACTCTTTAGAGGATCATCAACTTCAACATCAATGTCATAGCATGCTGTCTTCTTCTGGTCATTTGGATCCACACTGATAAATGAGAAAAATCTTTACCTTGTAAAGCAAAACGGGCCTCCAAGGTCCATTCATGTCACATGGTCTAAAGATTGTTACATATAACATGCTACTATTAGAGTTCGATGAAATCAATAAATGGAAATACATCCATATTTAAATGTATGACCTACCTGATAACATGATTGATCACAATAGGATCTGGTGGGAGAAGAAGGTTGGTTAATCGCTGGGGGATCTCACAGAATTTCAGACGAGGACAGTCAAAGATCTGGAATAagaattcaagtaaaaaaaaaataaataaatatatatatatatatatatatatatatatatatatatatatatatatatatatatatatatatatagtcattaagagaccactgtaaaattatcagtttctctggatttactatttataggtatgtgtttgagtaaaatgaacatttttgttttattctgtaaagtactgacaacatttctcccaaattccaaataaaaatattttcatttagagcatttatttgctgaaaatcacaactggtaaaaaaaaaaaaaaatgcagtgttttcagaccggTGATGATCTGGAGGTGCTTCTGCAAGTCTGGAATCAGGCAgcttcgtctttgtgaaggacacatgaatcaagccaaggacaagattatcctggaagaaaacttgcttccttctgctctgacaatgttccccaactctgagaattggttattccagcaggacaatgctccatggaggaccaccggatcaagaccctgtcatgtccagcctaatctccagacctgaaccccattgaaaacctctggaatgtgatcaagaggaagatggatggccacaagccatcaaacaaagccgagcaacttgaatttttgcaccaggagtggcataatgttacccaacagcaatgtgaaagactggcagagagtATGCCaaaacgcatgaaagctgtgattgaaaatcagggttattccaccaaatattgtttTCTGAACTCTCCCTGAGTTAAAACataagtattgtgttgtttaaaaatgaatatgaacttgttttcgttgcattattcgaggtctgaaaacacggcatcttttttgttattctgaccagttgtcattttctgcaaataaatgctctaaatgacaatatttttatttggaatttgagaaaaatgttgtcagtactttatagaataaaacaaaaattttcattttactcaaacacatacctataaatagtaaatccagagaaactgatttttgcagtggtctcttaattttttccaaagCTGTATGTTTGCTATCAGACCAAATGTTAATACAGTTTTCAACGAAAGATGGCAAAACAGTAGTACCTGCTGGAAATATTTATCACAGTTAATATACTCCTTTTCATGAGAGTCCTGCAGCTTGTTCGTCTTGACATACTGCCATAATGCCTGGATAATGCAGGAGCGCGTTTGGGTGTGGATGCCCAGGAGACGTGCAAGACGAGGGTCCAACTTAAACTGAGGAGGCTAAAATGTGCAATTGATAAAACAGAAATTCACAAGCATAACTGCACTGTTGCATTCAACCAGTTTCCTACATATAAAAAATAGCTATATTTAGTGCTTTGTCCTTTTTCTAAATTGGTCCTTCAAATGGCTGTTATTGTTTAATCTTCTATTTCCTTAGACTTTGTTAGACACTTAAACTAATGATTAAAAAacctttagatttttttttaacctttctaACAAACAAAGATTATTCCCATTAGGATGTAGTTAGCAAAGTAAAAATTGCCATTATTATGAGAGAAATTCACTCACCTGCGATTGCTACTTTGGAGGGCAATCAAACTTTTGGGCACTAATGGCTCAACTACAGCTGTTAAGTACAATACTTTACAAGATGGAAAAGACAAATAAACTAAAGCAACCATTATGTAGATGTTCTTCAGACAGCTTTTCTAATTCTAATGTTGGGGCAATGTGTTAATCTTCCTATGCATATTTGGAGATATTTCATAAAAAGAATAGTTATATGGTTTAAAGGGGATAAAGCCCCATCAACATCTTAAGTGCCCGTTTGCACAGTTTGCGTTATTGTGTCCATATGCACCGTTTTTATGCAaacatgtctttttttaatttatttttttaaccccttttctctccaatttggaatgcccaattcccactacttagtaggtccttgtggtggcgcagttactcacctcaatctgggtggcggaggacaagtcccagttgcctccgcttctgagaaagtcaatccgtgcatctgatcatttggctcgttgtgcatgacaccgcggagactacgcatgtggaggctcatgctattctccatgatccaagcacaatttaccacgcaccccattgagagtgaaacCCAcaaatcacgaccacgaggaggttacaccatgtgactctaccctccttagcaattgggccaatttggttgcttaggagacctggctggagtcactcagcacaccctggtgcAAACATGTCTTTGAGTGTTGTGATACATTTTGCCAAATTTTGATGACATTAAAATGGCATGTCAATTTAGAACAGGTTAAACTTTAAAAgcatgtctcaagacacctgctttTGTTCCACTTCGCTGTGCTGCgtcttgttgtttttaaatgcaagTACATGTCCTGTGTGAATGTCCCCTAAAGAACCCTCCGGCGGTAATCCAATTCCAGTATTTTATAATAATCCAGCATTCCTGCACACACCTGGTAATCCAGCATGAGCAGCAGGGTACAGCGCACATTCACATCGCCAGGCCTTTTCACCTGGAAGCCATCTGTCTCTTGGGTTGTAGGTGTGCGGTGCCACTGTAAggataaaacatacagtatactacatCTGAATAGAGGACTTTATAAAACCACTCCACggaaaagtcaaatcaagtcaaactaTCAAGCTGCACTCTGTAAACTGTAAATTGAAGTGTACTGCAATTTCAGATGGGGAAAACTGAGGCTTGTGGTCTCATTTCTTACTcaaatgaattattattaaatatttctcaAGGTAGGGTAGATACTGTAGGTCTTGGCTACTAAAAGTTACTTTTGCTTTGATCTTTTTCCATTGTTATTACCCAGGAAAAACGATAAAGTTCACGGAACACACATTTaacttttgtgacaacttgccccaatattggggcatgttgtcacaatacATGGGGTAAACTGTCATAATGGAACCTGCAATTAAACAGCCTTTATATGCCATTCAGCAAAATCAAGCAACTAAGAAACACAACACACTTTATGAACAGCAAAAATTTTATGGGTGACGtcctaaaatatcaaaccattgtttagTCCGACAAATGTTACACTTTATTAATTGGTATACATTTATAACCATTAAAATACATGTCACCCCAATAAAAAAGTGAACTGATCaggcatttttgtaatttgacTTTTGattcaaaaccttatagttactgagatatagcccttgtggcAACTTTACATGTACTTTAGCCACTGAGAGTgtgacaaacattcaaacaataaaaaatatgcatgaaTTGTTCTGGACTGCTTATGTGACGTTTATGCAAGGCAAATGCATTCATATGGGAGACTGAATAAAATGATTGTGCACTTTGTGTGTTCTCGCTTCCATTTACCTGAAAACCACAGCATGTTTTGCCAGTCTTTGAAAGACACAGCATAATGGCAATGACTCACAGCTCAACTCAATTAGTTTTGCCTGACATTGGAGGTTTTTTCAATGCTGCATTTCTCCACAGGTAAATCATTCTTTTATCACATGCCTCAATCTTGTGTGTGCCGCAATGAAAACCCATAGTCACCAAGGACAGTTTAAAGAGCTGCTGAAAGAATAAACCCAAATGCTCTGTGCGTAGCCTCGCATCTCTTCCACGGCAGGATGGAAAAGCACACCATAGGAATGGGTAAAAGACATGAGGGTCACTCCTTGAGAGCCGCAGACTCTGTGAATCTTCCTCACAAAGTCCATAAATATTAAGTGTGTGAGACAGCTGGGATGGTTCCCCTGTGTAATGTAAATAATGCCTGAGTCTGCCTGAATAGCACCTGGGCCCAATGGCTTCTCCCTAAAATAGAGTAAAATGCACTCTCTGAAGACAAAGACTCTACAATTCTGTGCACTGTAAGAGGTTTTAGAAGTGTTTGTCTTCACAAATGCATTTCTTTTCTCCTGCTAATGCTGCCCAAAGCTCTGTGCTGGGCTGCAGTGTCATCACTCCACAGCGTCATGAGCATCTTCCTTATGTAACCCGTTGCTTTGGAGACTGTGAAGACATGTATTACATGAAAAATGGTTAACTGAACTTTACATAATGACATTGACTTTTCTATTGCGTTCCACTCTGGTTTGATACACAGTAGAGGCCAGCAGATGTTTGTTGAAGCGTAAACAATGGTGACATCTTTTGGCCCTCAGTTACTTTCCTCAACTTTTTTTGAAATGCAAAGAGGCCTCTCGAGAGTCTCACATTAATCACTTTCAGCTTTTGATAAGAGTGAATGAAAAAGATGGTACAGCAATCGTTTTATTGCCGTTTCTCACTGTATGTTGAGTGAGTTATTTCTCACCTCCACTAAATGGTTGTCAGGGCCATACAGATCCTTGTCCAGCTCAATAACCAGGCTTTTAAAGAAAGATGAAAACTTCCTCTTTTGTTTTCCAGGCTAGAGTGCACAGGAAGTAAAAggcaaaatgtaaattaaattgcAAATGCAAACAAGCCTAAACATACATCTACAATTCTGCTCAATAATTTACATTTCCCTTGCAGAtgtttatcataattttttttttttaaaagacattttttttaaatgctaaacaATGCTTCTTACATCTTCTGCAAcaggtatgtaaacttatgagcacaactgtatacagcaGAAATTATGTGTTGGGATATGCAGGATAGTAAGACATTTGAAATTATAATAACAATGATCACGACAAATGAACACAACTCTGAATTATAGAACAGATGGTAAGATTATGAATGTAAACTTAGTGCTTACATCATCCAACAACTTGCCCTCTACACGCAGCTCCCAGGATGCAATGCTGCCCTCAGAGTCCTCTGCGTCAGGTTTAGCAGGATTGAATGTGTTTGAAATGTACAGTCGAAGCTTTCGCTTTTGCTACAAGAGAGGACAATCTGAGTTGAATTCAAATTCTTCATATTCATAGTTGCTGTATGAATCATCGCTAACTATGTAAAAAATGTGTACTCTCACAAAAAATATCACCATTCAGCTTTTGCAAGTCATTCCTGTCTTGGAATGATAATGCACACATACCTTCATTGGTCTTTTGAGGGCTTCCTGGATATCCACCCTCTTTCTCATAATAGTTTGGTCGAGTTTGCGTTCAAAAGCCAGGAGGTCCATGTATGCCTGGGACTCTGGCACCAGTTCACGGATCTAATGAAAAGGCATTGTAATGTACACAAGTAACTCTGCAATCAGCTCTTGCAACAATTCAATAAGTCAATTAATTGTAAGATGCTTTTCAAAGCAGTTTGATGATATAGTTTAAACATCATTTTCCCTAAACTGTCAAGTTCATCATTAATCTCAGTTTTGCATAAGTTAACAACTTGCTTATTGCTTAAGCTGTGGTTACGAACTTAGGTCTAGATTGAAACTGAGTGGCGACCATGCTCAACAGTACACGATTTCAAGTCAAAGTTAAAAACGTAtccgtgctaagtgactccagccaggtctcctaagcaaccaaattggcccggttgctagggagggtagagtcacatggggtaacctcctcgtggtcgctataatgtgtggctctcgctctcggtggggcacgtggtgagttgtgtgtaaatgccgcggagaatagcgtgggcctctacacacgctatgtctccgcggtaacgcactcaacaaccaacacgataagatgcgtggattgacggtctcagacggggaggagattcgtcctccgccacccgaattgaagcgagtcactacgccaccaagaggacctagagcgcattgggaattgggcattccaaattggggaggaaaaaaaaacatctctctTTTCTAGTAGCTTATAAATCAGTCATAGATATTTTGTGATCTTGTTTTGAATagctatatttattttgtataccttttatattttttatattgcaaTTGTTGTTGTACAGCACACTGGTCAACTGtcgttgtttttaattgtgctttataaataaatcgATATTGACACACATTTCCATCTTCAGTGTGTACATTTTCacagcattttaaatattttgaaaatgatttATATCTCGACAGTTAGAGATATCCTATCTAGTGGTTGAGCAATATGAGTTTTTCAATTGCAAATTCCAATATTTAGAGTGGCTGATGACCAATATGAAGCTAATATacatataatgcaatataatgaaagcaaatcatatgtacatacaaatgctgaaattaaatgaacactATTGTactattttacataatatttatccaaatttcactacattttgaaaaaagtatttgtttATAATACATTAACAAGATATTCTTTTCAAGGACTGTTCcaggttcactacaagttaagcttaaatgAAAACCtttgtggcgcggttactcacctcaatccgggtggcggagaacaactctcagttgcctccgcttctgagaccatcaatccatgcatcttgtcacatggctcgttgtgcatgacaccgtggagactcccagcatgtggaggctcatgctactctccacgatccgcgccccattgagagcaagaactactaatcatgaccacgaggaggttaccacatgtgactcaaCGACTGTTTGGCATTCTGATTCTccattgttatttgttactgaaaGCAATCATGTATGCCCATGCATGATGCACAGAAAAATTGTAACTCTGAAGATTTCCACTGCGCTGCATCATTCTCTCTTCCCCAAGTGACCTCCAGCATTCACAAACCCCATCACACTAAATTAAAATCTTACAGTTTGCTTGTTAAAAAGGCTACAAAGACACTGAGAGGATATTGACCATGTGTTTTACACCCTTCACATCAATGTACTCTAGAAACCACTatcaaaaacacacattaactcCTGCCTCTTATTTCTTTGTGGCATATTACTTTGAGTCACATCCTATTGGAGGCAATTCACCTAAATTAGTCTTGCAACCACACGCCATGGCGATCCCTGGGAATCAAGCCCTTTTACACCCGCAGAGAACACCAAAAATATAAGAGCAGTCTTTGGACCCCTCTTACTCACCCTTTTTACTTTcttgcccccccaaaaaaagcaaCCAGCATAATTACCTGAACTATGCGACCACACTCTTAACTTGCCACAGAAAATCAATATATGAATAAACAAAAGgagattcacaaataaaagcCATTGTGATGAAGCTCACCCTCTGAGGGAGAATCTTGTCtgccatttttcttttcttgGCACTAAGGATgggggaaaagagagaaaaagaaagagagagggaaagagagggagaaagcaTGTTACTATGGTGACTGATAGCAGAGTCCACGGGCCATCTGCTGAATAACTGGGACCCATCCAGACGTTTttccagctgtgtgtgtgtgtgtgtgtgtgtgtgtgtgtgatcaggaGAGAGAGTAGGAGAAAAATATAACAGAAGCTGcaaaaaatacacatttgaaAGAATCCTCAATAGAATAGTGCACCAAAAATTaaatttatgtcataatttatgaTGTGAATGAACATCTttattcagtgaaacacaaaaggggtTATTTATAGCTCagtgtccaagctgctcttttccatacaatgaaagtgaatggtgaccacagccgtcaagcaagattttcaagaAAAGATTTACAATGAATAACACCTTCAATTTTAGTATGACTGAATATACGATTGAAATTTAGTGCACGAGTTGCAAGAttatattgtgcttttttgtcatttttgagtttgacagcctctggtcaccatccactttcactgtatggaaaagcatcttctttggtgttccacagaagaaaaaaagacttggctgagtaaattatgataacattgtcatttttggggtgaactatccctttaagcgtgTTTGTGAAtgcataaatgtcaattttcaccTTTCACATAAATCTGGCTGTCTCAGTTATTGAATTTAGTCTCATTTGTGAACGATCCAGATCTTTGCAGACCATATTTCTGAAAATACACCCGTTTGGTGACCTCTGAATGTCAGGACATTCACAGCATCCATTTGGACCACAAATTGTGCACCAATCATTTGAGATGCATCCAAGTTACTTCCTCTTTCAGAAAGACCCGTCCCTCCTCTACCCCAAACATGATGCATATTATCAATTGGTGAAGAAACTTTTTTCCATTGACAGACATGCCACACTCTGGGAGCTCCTCAGGACCAGAGATGAGGAACAAATGACCCATCAGAGCAGGAAATGTCTATCCACATTCACATCCACACCCCCTCGATTATAAATTTTCTCATGGTCTGCATTGTCCACCCCAAGCCACACTGTTCCTCTGGGAGAAGTGGAGACAGAGATGTGGTGGGGGGTATGAGGGTGAATGCCTCGAGTAATACTATATACATGTATTTTAGctttcaattaataattaatgcatTCAGGTGACTAAAATGGGGGTGGTAGTTTACTGAAAAGAACACAAAAATACTGCAATTATTCACTCTtattcatgccattccaaatccatttgactttctttctctgtGAAACGCAAAATGTGAATTTCTGAAGAATATATTGGGCACTTTTTTccacataatgaaagtgaatgaggactggaggTGTCAACATGACAAACAAGCACAATTTAAGTGGTATGTACAACTTGTTTGCTAAATTCCAAGTCTTTTTAagctcctgagacccaagcacgactgctgtgtgcattttccatttccctagctagcacctaataaacatgcaaaaaatacattttttttctgaagagCAAATcgttttttctaaaaatgtatgtcctcatatgaggacagcgggactaagttgtgaaattttaaataataccaagttatagaaagccagattttttaaatcaaattgtttatgtttttagGAGTCTTGGTTattcattacagacattacatctgattttctgtaaagctgctttggaacaatgtgtattgggaaaagcacaaataaaaaaactatacaaataaaaatgatttgacttgatttgacttctGTGTtacaatctcaatgttctctatttacactgtcaaacaaacaagtgacagccagtgctgaagtatTTTACCAgtcagaaatttgcataattaattctgattcaaagtaatggccagcatcatccaaacaCTACCAGCCGTgttgaaataaaattttgcatcataaattctgaatctatgttctGATTACCATTGTATCATGTCTGTGAAgcatgttgagtggtgcaaacataATCTGCAACCTGAAAATTTAACTAGTGGTTGGAAGTTTGGATACTACAGGATACtgccttgctccctgtttagtgaatgacttaacctccagtgtgctgtctgtctgctcactggtctcagaacagttcgaaatgcacctttttTTCATCCTAACTTCAATATGAAATTCAtatagcctctgaaagcaacatttttcagcttttggatgaacacatgaactctcaatgtgataatgcaaagTGAATATAGAATTTCTAAAGGACAAATAGCCCTTAAAGTCCACGTCAGtggtcactgtgtttaacagcgtgccatttcgCAATAAATTgatgacattttcaaaaatcgcatatcggatgaaactagagactctagtaTTTTGACTCaaaaggtttcaatgtaaaacttaatgaggtttcttaccagatgtattttttttggcgtttctcccaaagacaaacttcactgagatcggcgccatgttgttttgtcacatgacattgTGTggcaaaagtttaaccctttaatgacagctcAGAGTGTCCTGAATGGAGTCTGTTTAAatggtcgcacaaggttaagccatatgatagtgtATGTGTGAGGAAcgaactgaaatttaagtcgttgtTCACTCAACATCTTCCCCTCCACTGAGCTGTTAAACACTGCAATCAGTTAATTGAGTCAATGAGCTTAACTCGAGAAACAGATCAAGCCGAATGATGAGCGAATCATTCACATGAATTATGTTAACTGTTCAACAGATTTATTGAGAAGATAAGATTCGTTCACAAATCACGCATcactacttctctcatgaactccTGGAAATGCAACGATGATTGTGAAAATGTCAAGATAATAGGTGCAAAATGActatttggtttgtttctcacgcAAAGttatccagactgatctcacagtaaaataggaaacagtaggttgacttttcttcacctaaaatcagtctgtgtttaCCGAAACTGGAaacacttcccccagtggccaaagcggtaagtgttgttgggcgtatgggcacatgtgaactccattttccagatgaaatgtccacggaggtgtgccaaaagtgagttcagGATGAAATATACTGAAgacaaatgcatattttataaactgtaccccacaacccaaaccaaaacctaaccataaatgcagtcaaaatgtaatgttaggggTAAAACTGTAACCTCCAAAtcgcgctcgtcactgattatgcaaacatgataacttcctggtttcaacacgagatccgaacccaggtctcccatgctgctgatgcaatgcaCTTCTGGTCATGCCACAAGGAAAAAGTTAAACACACTGGAGTCGATGCAAAAATGATAGGAGATCGCTCGTCAgcgagtcggcataatgtggccgatcctagtgTACTGAAACTCTTGGAAACAgcatgctgacttcctgtgtgatcaatGATCATGTTGAGCTATCATATCATATGGGAcgagaagacttgaaatatagcacacatgTTGTATCATAATGTTTGGACCACTTtattggtgctttttttgtcattttggagcttggcacCTGAGTCCTCAATGATATTACTTTCATTAGGAAAAGATTGAGGTATTCTTCAAATGTTCTCTTTAGTGTTCtactgaggaaagaaagtcatacagctttgaaacaatatgaaggtgagtaaaggatgacacaGAATgtccatttttggtgaactatacctttaacatgaAAAGTATCATCAGAAAAGCCTGGAATAGATGGAAATCTGTTAAAAACTGATGCTCTATCAAGAGGCTCATGCAACCTAGCACACACAGCTAACAAACCGTAACTGCATGTTCTCTCTCACATGCACAGGAACAGAACACTCATTCTCAAGTCATGTTGACTATTGCGAGCATTTTTGTGAATGCCGTGAGGAAGCTAAATATTGGATGTTACCATTAGTGAACACATGCATGGAGGAAATAGGGGGCCAGT from Myxocyprinus asiaticus isolate MX2 ecotype Aquarium Trade chromosome 5, UBuf_Myxa_2, whole genome shotgun sequence harbors:
- the LOC127441427 gene encoding SWI/SNF-related matrix-associated actin-dependent regulator of chromatin subfamily D member 3-like isoform X1, with amino-acid sequence MDRKRPGMTSGARMPHQGAPMGPPGPPYGGTPPIRPGVSNPALDPNRKRPAPTQPVQPPPNQNRPRKKPLGFPSTSEISARQMDMREAQSDPPAGSNAKKRKMADKILPQRIRELVPESQAYMDLLAFERKLDQTIMRKRVDIQEALKRPMKQKRKLRLYISNTFNPAKPDAEDSEGSIASWELRVEGKLLDDPGKQKRKFSSFFKSLVIELDKDLYGPDNHLVEWHRTPTTQETDGFQVKRPGDVNVRCTLLLMLDYQPPQFKLDPRLARLLGIHTQTRSCIIQALWQYVKTNKLQDSHEKEYINCDKYFQQIFDCPRLKFCEIPQRLTNLLLPPDPIVINHVISVDPNDQKKTACYDIDVEVDDPLKSQMSGFLQSTANQQEIASLDNKIHETIESINQLKIQRDFMLSFSRDPKGYIQDWICSQNRDLKLMTDTFGNPEEERRVEFYNQPWSQEAISRYFYCKIQQRRQELEQALAMRTT
- the LOC127441427 gene encoding SWI/SNF-related matrix-associated actin-dependent regulator of chromatin subfamily D member 3-like isoform X3; translated protein: MDMREAQSDPPAGSNAKKRKMADKILPQRIRELVPESQAYMDLLAFERKLDQTIMRKRVDIQEALKRPMKQKRKLRLYISNTFNPAKPDAEDSEGSIASWELRVEGKLLDDPGKQKRKFSSFFKSLVIELDKDLYGPDNHLVEWHRTPTTQETDGFQVKRPGDVNVRCTLLLMLDYQPPQFKLDPRLARLLGIHTQTRSCIIQALWQYVKTNKLQDSHEKEYINCDKYFQQIFDCPRLKFCEIPQRLTNLLLPPDPIVINHVISVDPNDQKKTACYDIDVEVDDPLKSQMSGFLQSTANQQEIASLDNKIHETIESINQLKIQRDFMLSFSRDPKGYIQDWICSQNRDLKLMTDTFGNPEEERRVEFYNQPWSQEAISRYFYCKIQQRRQELEQALAMRTT
- the LOC127441427 gene encoding SWI/SNF-related matrix-associated actin-dependent regulator of chromatin subfamily D member 3-like isoform X2: MDRKRPGMTSGARMPHQGAPMGPPGPPYGGTPPIRPGVSNPALDPNRKRPAPTQPVQPPPNQNRPRNAKKRKMADKILPQRIRELVPESQAYMDLLAFERKLDQTIMRKRVDIQEALKRPMKQKRKLRLYISNTFNPAKPDAEDSEGSIASWELRVEGKLLDDPGKQKRKFSSFFKSLVIELDKDLYGPDNHLVEWHRTPTTQETDGFQVKRPGDVNVRCTLLLMLDYQPPQFKLDPRLARLLGIHTQTRSCIIQALWQYVKTNKLQDSHEKEYINCDKYFQQIFDCPRLKFCEIPQRLTNLLLPPDPIVINHVISVDPNDQKKTACYDIDVEVDDPLKSQMSGFLQSTANQQEIASLDNKIHETIESINQLKIQRDFMLSFSRDPKGYIQDWICSQNRDLKLMTDTFGNPEEERRVEFYNQPWSQEAISRYFYCKIQQRRQELEQALAMRTT